In Mugil cephalus isolate CIBA_MC_2020 chromosome 20, CIBA_Mcephalus_1.1, whole genome shotgun sequence, the following are encoded in one genomic region:
- the rasd4 gene encoding rasd family member 4 gives MSFEVKEKTEVRLVFLGAGGVGKTALIQRFLQDTFEPKHRRTVEELHRKEYEVGGVKVTINIMDTSGSYSFPAMRKLSIQNSDAFALVYAVDDPDSLEAVKSLREEILEVKEDKFTPIVVIGNKIDRRDERQVSSKDVLSTVELDWNHSFLESSAKDNVNVFEAFRELLQKANLPSRLSPALCRRRETFPKESNKRPPMNKANSCILS, from the coding sequence ATGTCTTTTGAGGTGAAGGAGAAGACGGAGGTGCGCCTGGTGTTTCTGGGAGCCGGTGGAGTGGGGAAGACCGCCCTCATCCAACGCTTCCTCCAGGACACGTTTGAGCCGAAGCACCGGCGCACCGTGGAGGAGCTGCACAGGAAGGAATACGAGGTGGGGGGCGTCAAAGTCACCATCAACATCATGGACACCAGCGGCAGCTACTCCTTCCCCGCCATGAGGAAGCTCTCCATCCAGAACAGTGATGCCTTCGCTCTGGTGTACGCCGTGGACGACCCCGACTCCCTGGAGGCGGTGAAGAGTCTGCGAGAGGAGATCCTGGAAGTCAAGGAGGACAAGTTCACGCCCATCGTGGTGATCGGCAATAAGATCGACCGGCGCGACGAGCGGCAGGTGTCCAGCAAGGACGTCCTGTCCACGGTGGAGCTGGACTGGAACCACAGCTTCCTGGAGTCCTCGGCCAAAGACAACGTCAACGTGTTTGAGGCGTTCAGGGAGCTGCTGCAGAAGGCCAACCTGCCCAGCCGGCTCAGCCCGGCTCTGTGCAGGAGGAGGGAAACCTTCCCCAAGGAGAGCAACAAGAGGCCTCCCATGAACAAGGCCAACAGCTGCATCCTCTCGTAG